In Ammospiza caudacuta isolate bAmmCau1 chromosome 2, bAmmCau1.pri, whole genome shotgun sequence, a genomic segment contains:
- the PHC1 gene encoding polyhomeotic-like protein 1 isoform X11, which translates to METESEQNSNSTSGSSSSGGSTRPQISQMSLYERQAVQALQALQRQPNAAQYFHQFMLQQQFNSAQLHSLAAVQQATIAASRQASSPNTSTSQQTTTTQASINLATTSAAQLISRSQSVSSPSATTLTQSVLLGNTTSPPLNQSQAQMYLRVNRTLGRNVPLASQLILMPNGAVAAVQQEVPPTQSPGVHADTDQVQNLAVRSQQTSATNAQLQGSAQKTALPGSSQASGLPQAASTGQSMAVAQASSSGAGQSLNLSQAAAGSNGVSGGVVATGGSQPSMALSQSSSAGAAGSCQRKGTGVVQPLPVAAAQAVTVSQGSQTETENAAAKKGDTDTGGQQTVGMNLTRTATPAPSQTLISSATYTQIQPHSLIQQQQQIHLQKQVVIQQQIAIHQQQFQHRQSQLLHTATHLQLAQQQQQQQAASLTQQQQQAQPPQHRTVRASQPPQGKSQTLAVKRKAESEEEKEEPASVTTLVPARSSPVTDNPKNMEEKSGLGDNSDPAATATPNATSSEGVSATPSSASTPNLALVSRQMGDSKPPQAIVKPQILTHIIEGFVIQEGAEPFPVGCSQLLKDSEKPLQGEAPSGQNENLSSNSLGEDSASMELDKKANLLKCEYCGKYAPASQFRGSKRFCSMTCAKRYNVSCSHQFRLQRKKMKEFQEANYARVRRRGPRRSSSEIARTKIQGKRHRGQEDSSRGSDNSSYDEALSPTSPGPLSVRASHGERDLANSNMAPPTPDLHGINPVFLSSNPSRWSVEEVYEFIASLQGCQEIAEEFRSQEIDGQALLLLKEEHLMSAMNIKLGPALKICAKINVLKET; encoded by the exons ATGGAGACCGAAAGTGAGCAGAACTCCAACTCCACCAGCGGGAGCTCCAGTTCTGGAGGAAGCACCCGGCCTCAGATCTCACAGATGTCTCTCTATGAGCGGCAGGCAGTACAG GCTCTGCAGGCACTCCAGAGACAGCCCAATGCAGCCCAGTACTTCCATCAGTTTATGCTCCAGCAGCAGTTTAACAGTGCCCAACttcacagcctggctgctgtccagcag GCTACAATTGCAGCCAGTAGACAGGCCAGCTCCCCCAACACTAGCACCTCGCAACAGACCACCACCACCCAGGCTTCT aTCAACCTTGCCACCACGTCAGCTGCTCAGCTGATCAGTCGGTCGCAGAGCGTGAGCTCCCCGAGTGCCACCACGCTGACGCAGTCTGTGCTCCTTGGGAACACCACCTCACCTCCTCTCAACCAGTCACAGGCACAGATGTACCTGCGG GTGAACCGGACCTTGGGCCGCAATGTGCCTCTCGCCTCCCAGCTCATCCTGATGCCCaatggggctgtggctgctgtccagcAGGAGGTACCACCCACTCAGTCTCCTGGGGTGCATGCAGACACAGACCAG GTGCAGAACTTGGCTGTGAGGAGCCAGCAGACCTCTGCCACTAACGCCCAGCTCCAAGGCTCTGCTCAGAAGACGgccctgccaggcagctcccaggcttCGGGCTTACCGCAGGCCGCCAGCACGGGCCAGAGCATGGCCGTGGCCCAGGCCTCCTCCAGCGGGGCAGGCCAGTCCCTCAACCTGAGCCAGGCTGCAGCGGGCAGCAATGGTGTCTCCGGGGGTGTGGTGGCCACCGGTGGGAGCCAGCCCTCCATGGCACTGAGCCAGAGCTCCTCAGCGGGTGCCGCTGGCAGTTGCCAGAGGAAGGGCACCGGGGTGGTTCAGCCACTGCCTGTGGCGGCTGCCCAGGCCGTGACTGtcagccagggcagccagacAGAGACGGAGAATGCAGCTGCAAAGAAGGGTGACACAGACACTGGTGGACAGCAAACAGTGGGCATGAACCTCACCAGGACAGCTACACCAGCACCCAGCCAGACGCTGATCAGCTCAG CCACATATACGCAGATCCAGCCACACTCGCtgatccagcagcagcagcagatccatCTGCAGAAGCAGGTGGTGATCCAGCAGCAGATAGCCATTCACCAGCAGCAGTTCCAGCACCGCCAGTCCCAGCTCCTCCACACAGCCACCCATCTCCAACTGGCtcaacagcagcaacagcagcaagcagcatctctgacccagcagcagcagcaagctcagcctccacagca caggacagtccGTGCCAGCCAGCCACC GCAGGGCAAATCTCAGACCTTGGCAGTAAAGCGCAAGGCAGAgtcagaggaagagaaggaggagcCAGCCAGTGTCACCACACTCGTGCCTGCCAGGTCCTCTCCTGTAACAGACAACCCCAAAAACATGGAGGAGAAGAGTGGCCTTGGAG ATAATTCTgatcctgctgccactgcaacCCCAAATGCCACATCAAGTGAAGGAGTCTCAGCCACTCCCTCCTCTGcttccaccccaaacctggCATTGGTGTCACGTCAGATGGGAGACTCCAAACCTCCTCAAGCCATCGTCAAGCCCCAGATCCTCACACACATCATTGAAGGCTTTGTCatccaggagggagcagagccctttcca GTGGGTTGTTCTCAGCTGCTGAAAGACTCTGAGAAACCATTGCAGGGAGAGGCTCCTTCTGGTCAGAATGAAAACCTGTCCAGCAATTCTCTGGGAGAGGATAGTGCTTCCATGG AGCTTGACAAGAAGGCAAACTTGTTGAAGTGTGAATATTGTGGGAAGTATGCCCCAGCAAGCCAGTTCCGTGGCTCCAAGAGGTTTTGTTCCATGACCTGTGCTAAAAG GTACAATGTCAGCTGCAGCCATCAGTTCCGGCTGCAGAGAAAGAAGATGAAGGAATTCCAGGAAGCCAACTATGCCCGTGTGCGCCGACGGGGACCACGGCGCAGCAGCTCTGAAATCGCTCGAACCAAGATCCAGGGCAAGCGCCACAGG GGCCAGGAAGACTCGAGTCGAGGCTCTGATAATTCCAGCTATGATGAAGCTTTGTCCCCTACATCTCCAGGACCCCTGTCAGTAAGGGCCAGTCATGGAGAGAGGGACCTGGCAAACTCTAATATGGCCCCCCCCACCCCAGATCTACATGGCATCAACCCAGTCTTCCTGTCAAGCAACCCTAGTCGTTGGAGTGTGGAGGAAGTGTACGAGTTCATTGCATCATTGCAAG GGTGCCAAGAAATTGCCGAGGAATTTCGGTCACAGGAAATTGATGGTCAGGCCCTGTTGCTTCTGAAGGAGGAACATCTCATGAGTGCCATGAACATCAAGCTGGGACCAGCTCTCAAGATCTGTGCCAAGATCAATGTCCTCAAGGAGACCTAA
- the PHC1 gene encoding polyhomeotic-like protein 1 isoform X7 → METESEQNSNSTSGSSSSGGSTRPQISQMSLYERQAVQALQALQRQPNAAQYFHQFMLQQQFNSAQLHSLAAVQQATIAASRQASSPNTSTSQQTTTTQASINLATTSAAQLISRSQSVSSPSATTLTQSVLLGNTTSPPLNQSQAQMYLRPQLGNLLQVNRTLGRNVPLASQLILMPNGAVAAVQQEVPPTQSPGVHADTDQVQNLAVRSQQTSATNAQLQGSAQKTALPGSSQASGLPQAASTGQSMAVAQASSSGAGQSLNLSQAAAGSNGVSGGVVATGGSQPSMALSQSSSAGAAGSCQRKGTGVVQPLPVAAAQAVTVSQGSQTETENAAAKKGDTDTGGQQTVGMNLTRTATPAPSQTLISSATYTQIQPHSLIQQQQQIHLQKQVVIQQQIAIHQQQFQHRQSQLLHTATHLQLAQQQQQQQAASLTQQQQQAQPPQHRTVRASQPPTPASSQEAPPLTTGVNLAQVQGTAHMVKSPASSPVVAQMPAAFYMQSVQLPGKSQTLAVKRKAESEEEKEEPASVTTLVPARSSPVTDNPKNMEEKSGLGDNSDPAATATPNATSSEGVSATPSSASTPNLALVSRQMGDSKPPQAIVKPQILTHIIEGFVIQEGAEPFPVGCSQLLKDSEKPLQGEAPSGQNENLSSNSLGEDSASMELDKKANLLKCEYCGKYAPASQFRGSKRFCSMTCAKRYNVSCSHQFRLQRKKMKEFQEANYARVRRRGPRRSSSEIARTKIQGKRHRGQEDSSRGSDNSSYDEALSPTSPGPLSVRASHGERDLANSNMAPPTPDLHGINPVFLSSNPSRWSVEEVYEFIASLQGCQEIAEEFRSQEIDGQALLLLKEEHLMSAMNIKLGPALKICAKINVLKET, encoded by the exons ATGGAGACCGAAAGTGAGCAGAACTCCAACTCCACCAGCGGGAGCTCCAGTTCTGGAGGAAGCACCCGGCCTCAGATCTCACAGATGTCTCTCTATGAGCGGCAGGCAGTACAG GCTCTGCAGGCACTCCAGAGACAGCCCAATGCAGCCCAGTACTTCCATCAGTTTATGCTCCAGCAGCAGTTTAACAGTGCCCAACttcacagcctggctgctgtccagcag GCTACAATTGCAGCCAGTAGACAGGCCAGCTCCCCCAACACTAGCACCTCGCAACAGACCACCACCACCCAGGCTTCT aTCAACCTTGCCACCACGTCAGCTGCTCAGCTGATCAGTCGGTCGCAGAGCGTGAGCTCCCCGAGTGCCACCACGCTGACGCAGTCTGTGCTCCTTGGGAACACCACCTCACCTCCTCTCAACCAGTCACAGGCACAGATGTACCTGCGG CCGCAGCTGGGGAACCTGTTGCAGGTGAACCGGACCTTGGGCCGCAATGTGCCTCTCGCCTCCCAGCTCATCCTGATGCCCaatggggctgtggctgctgtccagcAGGAGGTACCACCCACTCAGTCTCCTGGGGTGCATGCAGACACAGACCAG GTGCAGAACTTGGCTGTGAGGAGCCAGCAGACCTCTGCCACTAACGCCCAGCTCCAAGGCTCTGCTCAGAAGACGgccctgccaggcagctcccaggcttCGGGCTTACCGCAGGCCGCCAGCACGGGCCAGAGCATGGCCGTGGCCCAGGCCTCCTCCAGCGGGGCAGGCCAGTCCCTCAACCTGAGCCAGGCTGCAGCGGGCAGCAATGGTGTCTCCGGGGGTGTGGTGGCCACCGGTGGGAGCCAGCCCTCCATGGCACTGAGCCAGAGCTCCTCAGCGGGTGCCGCTGGCAGTTGCCAGAGGAAGGGCACCGGGGTGGTTCAGCCACTGCCTGTGGCGGCTGCCCAGGCCGTGACTGtcagccagggcagccagacAGAGACGGAGAATGCAGCTGCAAAGAAGGGTGACACAGACACTGGTGGACAGCAAACAGTGGGCATGAACCTCACCAGGACAGCTACACCAGCACCCAGCCAGACGCTGATCAGCTCAG CCACATATACGCAGATCCAGCCACACTCGCtgatccagcagcagcagcagatccatCTGCAGAAGCAGGTGGTGATCCAGCAGCAGATAGCCATTCACCAGCAGCAGTTCCAGCACCGCCAGTCCCAGCTCCTCCACACAGCCACCCATCTCCAACTGGCtcaacagcagcaacagcagcaagcagcatctctgacccagcagcagcagcaagctcagcctccacagca caggacagtccGTGCCAGCCAGCCACCAA CTCCAGCATCCTCACAGGAAGCTCCCCCTCTCACCACAGGGGTGAATTTGGCACAAGTTCAAGGCACGGCCCACATGGTGAAGAGCCCAGCTTCCTCTCCAGTTGTGGCTCAGATGCCAGCAGCATTCTACATGCAGTCTGTCCAGTTGCCA GGCAAATCTCAGACCTTGGCAGTAAAGCGCAAGGCAGAgtcagaggaagagaaggaggagcCAGCCAGTGTCACCACACTCGTGCCTGCCAGGTCCTCTCCTGTAACAGACAACCCCAAAAACATGGAGGAGAAGAGTGGCCTTGGAG ATAATTCTgatcctgctgccactgcaacCCCAAATGCCACATCAAGTGAAGGAGTCTCAGCCACTCCCTCCTCTGcttccaccccaaacctggCATTGGTGTCACGTCAGATGGGAGACTCCAAACCTCCTCAAGCCATCGTCAAGCCCCAGATCCTCACACACATCATTGAAGGCTTTGTCatccaggagggagcagagccctttcca GTGGGTTGTTCTCAGCTGCTGAAAGACTCTGAGAAACCATTGCAGGGAGAGGCTCCTTCTGGTCAGAATGAAAACCTGTCCAGCAATTCTCTGGGAGAGGATAGTGCTTCCATGG AGCTTGACAAGAAGGCAAACTTGTTGAAGTGTGAATATTGTGGGAAGTATGCCCCAGCAAGCCAGTTCCGTGGCTCCAAGAGGTTTTGTTCCATGACCTGTGCTAAAAG GTACAATGTCAGCTGCAGCCATCAGTTCCGGCTGCAGAGAAAGAAGATGAAGGAATTCCAGGAAGCCAACTATGCCCGTGTGCGCCGACGGGGACCACGGCGCAGCAGCTCTGAAATCGCTCGAACCAAGATCCAGGGCAAGCGCCACAGG GGCCAGGAAGACTCGAGTCGAGGCTCTGATAATTCCAGCTATGATGAAGCTTTGTCCCCTACATCTCCAGGACCCCTGTCAGTAAGGGCCAGTCATGGAGAGAGGGACCTGGCAAACTCTAATATGGCCCCCCCCACCCCAGATCTACATGGCATCAACCCAGTCTTCCTGTCAAGCAACCCTAGTCGTTGGAGTGTGGAGGAAGTGTACGAGTTCATTGCATCATTGCAAG GGTGCCAAGAAATTGCCGAGGAATTTCGGTCACAGGAAATTGATGGTCAGGCCCTGTTGCTTCTGAAGGAGGAACATCTCATGAGTGCCATGAACATCAAGCTGGGACCAGCTCTCAAGATCTGTGCCAAGATCAATGTCCTCAAGGAGACCTAA
- the PHC1 gene encoding polyhomeotic-like protein 1 isoform X2, with amino-acid sequence METESEQNSNSTSGSSSSGGSTRPQISQMSLYERQAVQALQALQRQPNAAQYFHQFMLQQQFNSAQLHSLAAVQQATIAASRQASSPNTSTSQQTTTTQASINLATTSAAQLISRSQSVSSPSATTLTQSVLLGNTTSPPLNQSQAQMYLRLGNLLQVNRTLGRNVPLASQLILMPNGAVAAVQQEVPPTQSPGVHADTDQVQNLAVRSQQTSATNAQLQGSAQKTALPGSSQASGLPQAASTGQSMAVAQASSSGAGQSLNLSQAAAGSNGVSGGVVATGGSQPSMALSQSSSAGAAGSCQRKGTGVVQPLPVAAAQAVTVSQGSQTETENAAAKKGDTDTGGQQTVGMNLTRTATPAPSQTLISSATYTQIQPHSLIQQQQQIHLQKQVVIQQQIAIHQQQFQHRQSQLLHTATHLQLAQQQQQQQAASLTQQQQQAQPPQQQAPPQTQQQAQTLVVQPMLQSQPPHLQLQQDSPCQPATKSPVPIQSKSLVTPIKPPQLGPAKMSAAQQPPPHIPVQVVGTRQQGSGQAQALGLAQITAAVPTSRGMPAVVQPVSQIHAASPSSSSAPASSQEAPPLTTGVNLAQVQGTAHMVKSPASSPVVAQMPAAFYMQSVQLPGKSQTLAVKRKAESEEEKEEPASVTTLVPARSSPVTDNPKNMEEKSGLGDNSDPAATATPNATSSEGVSATPSSASTPNLALVSRQMGDSKPPQAIVKPQILTHIIEGFVIQEGAEPFPVGCSQLLKDSEKPLQGEAPSGQNENLSSNSLGEDSASMELDKKANLLKCEYCGKYAPASQFRGSKRFCSMTCAKRYNVSCSHQFRLQRKKMKEFQEANYARVRRRGPRRSSSEIARTKIQGKRHRGQEDSSRGSDNSSYDEALSPTSPGPLSVRASHGERDLANSNMAPPTPDLHGINPVFLSSNPSRWSVEEVYEFIASLQGCQEIAEEFRSQEIDGQALLLLKEEHLMSAMNIKLGPALKICAKINVLKET; translated from the exons ATGGAGACCGAAAGTGAGCAGAACTCCAACTCCACCAGCGGGAGCTCCAGTTCTGGAGGAAGCACCCGGCCTCAGATCTCACAGATGTCTCTCTATGAGCGGCAGGCAGTACAG GCTCTGCAGGCACTCCAGAGACAGCCCAATGCAGCCCAGTACTTCCATCAGTTTATGCTCCAGCAGCAGTTTAACAGTGCCCAACttcacagcctggctgctgtccagcag GCTACAATTGCAGCCAGTAGACAGGCCAGCTCCCCCAACACTAGCACCTCGCAACAGACCACCACCACCCAGGCTTCT aTCAACCTTGCCACCACGTCAGCTGCTCAGCTGATCAGTCGGTCGCAGAGCGTGAGCTCCCCGAGTGCCACCACGCTGACGCAGTCTGTGCTCCTTGGGAACACCACCTCACCTCCTCTCAACCAGTCACAGGCACAGATGTACCTGCGG CTGGGGAACCTGTTGCAGGTGAACCGGACCTTGGGCCGCAATGTGCCTCTCGCCTCCCAGCTCATCCTGATGCCCaatggggctgtggctgctgtccagcAGGAGGTACCACCCACTCAGTCTCCTGGGGTGCATGCAGACACAGACCAG GTGCAGAACTTGGCTGTGAGGAGCCAGCAGACCTCTGCCACTAACGCCCAGCTCCAAGGCTCTGCTCAGAAGACGgccctgccaggcagctcccaggcttCGGGCTTACCGCAGGCCGCCAGCACGGGCCAGAGCATGGCCGTGGCCCAGGCCTCCTCCAGCGGGGCAGGCCAGTCCCTCAACCTGAGCCAGGCTGCAGCGGGCAGCAATGGTGTCTCCGGGGGTGTGGTGGCCACCGGTGGGAGCCAGCCCTCCATGGCACTGAGCCAGAGCTCCTCAGCGGGTGCCGCTGGCAGTTGCCAGAGGAAGGGCACCGGGGTGGTTCAGCCACTGCCTGTGGCGGCTGCCCAGGCCGTGACTGtcagccagggcagccagacAGAGACGGAGAATGCAGCTGCAAAGAAGGGTGACACAGACACTGGTGGACAGCAAACAGTGGGCATGAACCTCACCAGGACAGCTACACCAGCACCCAGCCAGACGCTGATCAGCTCAG CCACATATACGCAGATCCAGCCACACTCGCtgatccagcagcagcagcagatccatCTGCAGAAGCAGGTGGTGATCCAGCAGCAGATAGCCATTCACCAGCAGCAGTTCCAGCACCGCCAGTCCCAGCTCCTCCACACAGCCACCCATCTCCAACTGGCtcaacagcagcaacagcagcaagcagcatctctgacccagcagcagcagcaagctcagcctccacagcagcaggctccccctcaaacccagcagcaggcacagaccCTTGTGGTGCAGCCTATGTTGCAGTCCCAGCCACCGCATTtacagctccagcaggacagtccGTGCCAGCCAGCCACCAAGTCACCTGTTCCTATCCAATCAAAATCTCTGGTCACCCCCATCAAACCCCCTCAGCTTGGGCCTGCCAAAatgtcagcagcacagcagcctcctccACACATCCCGGTGCAGGTGGTGGGCACTcggcagcagggctcaggccaAGCCCAAGCACTGGGCTTGGCTCAGATTACTGCAGCGGTGCCGACTTCCCGGGGAATGCCAGCTGTAGTCCAGCCTGTTTCCCAAATCCATGCTGCTTCCCCATCATCATCTTCAGCTCCAGCATCCTCACAGGAAGCTCCCCCTCTCACCACAGGGGTGAATTTGGCACAAGTTCAAGGCACGGCCCACATGGTGAAGAGCCCAGCTTCCTCTCCAGTTGTGGCTCAGATGCCAGCAGCATTCTACATGCAGTCTGTCCAGTTGCCA GGCAAATCTCAGACCTTGGCAGTAAAGCGCAAGGCAGAgtcagaggaagagaaggaggagcCAGCCAGTGTCACCACACTCGTGCCTGCCAGGTCCTCTCCTGTAACAGACAACCCCAAAAACATGGAGGAGAAGAGTGGCCTTGGAG ATAATTCTgatcctgctgccactgcaacCCCAAATGCCACATCAAGTGAAGGAGTCTCAGCCACTCCCTCCTCTGcttccaccccaaacctggCATTGGTGTCACGTCAGATGGGAGACTCCAAACCTCCTCAAGCCATCGTCAAGCCCCAGATCCTCACACACATCATTGAAGGCTTTGTCatccaggagggagcagagccctttcca GTGGGTTGTTCTCAGCTGCTGAAAGACTCTGAGAAACCATTGCAGGGAGAGGCTCCTTCTGGTCAGAATGAAAACCTGTCCAGCAATTCTCTGGGAGAGGATAGTGCTTCCATGG AGCTTGACAAGAAGGCAAACTTGTTGAAGTGTGAATATTGTGGGAAGTATGCCCCAGCAAGCCAGTTCCGTGGCTCCAAGAGGTTTTGTTCCATGACCTGTGCTAAAAG GTACAATGTCAGCTGCAGCCATCAGTTCCGGCTGCAGAGAAAGAAGATGAAGGAATTCCAGGAAGCCAACTATGCCCGTGTGCGCCGACGGGGACCACGGCGCAGCAGCTCTGAAATCGCTCGAACCAAGATCCAGGGCAAGCGCCACAGG GGCCAGGAAGACTCGAGTCGAGGCTCTGATAATTCCAGCTATGATGAAGCTTTGTCCCCTACATCTCCAGGACCCCTGTCAGTAAGGGCCAGTCATGGAGAGAGGGACCTGGCAAACTCTAATATGGCCCCCCCCACCCCAGATCTACATGGCATCAACCCAGTCTTCCTGTCAAGCAACCCTAGTCGTTGGAGTGTGGAGGAAGTGTACGAGTTCATTGCATCATTGCAAG GGTGCCAAGAAATTGCCGAGGAATTTCGGTCACAGGAAATTGATGGTCAGGCCCTGTTGCTTCTGAAGGAGGAACATCTCATGAGTGCCATGAACATCAAGCTGGGACCAGCTCTCAAGATCTGTGCCAAGATCAATGTCCTCAAGGAGACCTAA
- the PHC1 gene encoding polyhomeotic-like protein 1 isoform X8, protein METESEQNSNSTSGSSSSGGSTRPQISQMSLYERQAVQALQALQRQPNAAQYFHQFMLQQQFNSAQLHSLAAVQQATIAASRQASSPNTSTSQQTTTTQASINLATTSAAQLISRSQSVSSPSATTLTQSVLLGNTTSPPLNQSQAQMYLRPQLGNLLQVNRTLGRNVPLASQLILMPNGAVAAVQQEVPPTQSPGVHADTDQVQNLAVRSQQTSATNAQLQGSAQKTALPGSSQASGLPQAASTGQSMAVAQASSSGAGQSLNLSQAAAGSNGVSGGVVATGGSQPSMALSQSSSAGAAGSCQRKGTGVVQPLPVAAAQAVTVSQGSQTETENAAAKKGDTDTGGQQTVGMNLTRTATPAPSQTLISSATYTQIQPHSLIQQQQQIHLQKQVVIQQQIAIHQQQFQHRQSQLLHTATHLQLAQQQQQQQAASLTQQQQQAQPPQHRTVRASQPPRVNLAQVQGTAHMVKSPASSPVVAQMPAAFYMQSVQLPGKSQTLAVKRKAESEEEKEEPASVTTLVPARSSPVTDNPKNMEEKSGLGDNSDPAATATPNATSSEGVSATPSSASTPNLALVSRQMGDSKPPQAIVKPQILTHIIEGFVIQEGAEPFPVGCSQLLKDSEKPLQGEAPSGQNENLSSNSLGEDSASMELDKKANLLKCEYCGKYAPASQFRGSKRFCSMTCAKRYNVSCSHQFRLQRKKMKEFQEANYARVRRRGPRRSSSEIARTKIQGKRHRGQEDSSRGSDNSSYDEALSPTSPGPLSVRASHGERDLANSNMAPPTPDLHGINPVFLSSNPSRWSVEEVYEFIASLQGCQEIAEEFRSQEIDGQALLLLKEEHLMSAMNIKLGPALKICAKINVLKET, encoded by the exons ATGGAGACCGAAAGTGAGCAGAACTCCAACTCCACCAGCGGGAGCTCCAGTTCTGGAGGAAGCACCCGGCCTCAGATCTCACAGATGTCTCTCTATGAGCGGCAGGCAGTACAG GCTCTGCAGGCACTCCAGAGACAGCCCAATGCAGCCCAGTACTTCCATCAGTTTATGCTCCAGCAGCAGTTTAACAGTGCCCAACttcacagcctggctgctgtccagcag GCTACAATTGCAGCCAGTAGACAGGCCAGCTCCCCCAACACTAGCACCTCGCAACAGACCACCACCACCCAGGCTTCT aTCAACCTTGCCACCACGTCAGCTGCTCAGCTGATCAGTCGGTCGCAGAGCGTGAGCTCCCCGAGTGCCACCACGCTGACGCAGTCTGTGCTCCTTGGGAACACCACCTCACCTCCTCTCAACCAGTCACAGGCACAGATGTACCTGCGG CCGCAGCTGGGGAACCTGTTGCAGGTGAACCGGACCTTGGGCCGCAATGTGCCTCTCGCCTCCCAGCTCATCCTGATGCCCaatggggctgtggctgctgtccagcAGGAGGTACCACCCACTCAGTCTCCTGGGGTGCATGCAGACACAGACCAG GTGCAGAACTTGGCTGTGAGGAGCCAGCAGACCTCTGCCACTAACGCCCAGCTCCAAGGCTCTGCTCAGAAGACGgccctgccaggcagctcccaggcttCGGGCTTACCGCAGGCCGCCAGCACGGGCCAGAGCATGGCCGTGGCCCAGGCCTCCTCCAGCGGGGCAGGCCAGTCCCTCAACCTGAGCCAGGCTGCAGCGGGCAGCAATGGTGTCTCCGGGGGTGTGGTGGCCACCGGTGGGAGCCAGCCCTCCATGGCACTGAGCCAGAGCTCCTCAGCGGGTGCCGCTGGCAGTTGCCAGAGGAAGGGCACCGGGGTGGTTCAGCCACTGCCTGTGGCGGCTGCCCAGGCCGTGACTGtcagccagggcagccagacAGAGACGGAGAATGCAGCTGCAAAGAAGGGTGACACAGACACTGGTGGACAGCAAACAGTGGGCATGAACCTCACCAGGACAGCTACACCAGCACCCAGCCAGACGCTGATCAGCTCAG CCACATATACGCAGATCCAGCCACACTCGCtgatccagcagcagcagcagatccatCTGCAGAAGCAGGTGGTGATCCAGCAGCAGATAGCCATTCACCAGCAGCAGTTCCAGCACCGCCAGTCCCAGCTCCTCCACACAGCCACCCATCTCCAACTGGCtcaacagcagcaacagcagcaagcagcatctctgacccagcagcagcagcaagctcagcctccacagca caggacagtccGTGCCAGCCAGCCACCAA GGGTGAATTTGGCACAAGTTCAAGGCACGGCCCACATGGTGAAGAGCCCAGCTTCCTCTCCAGTTGTGGCTCAGATGCCAGCAGCATTCTACATGCAGTCTGTCCAGTTGCCA GGCAAATCTCAGACCTTGGCAGTAAAGCGCAAGGCAGAgtcagaggaagagaaggaggagcCAGCCAGTGTCACCACACTCGTGCCTGCCAGGTCCTCTCCTGTAACAGACAACCCCAAAAACATGGAGGAGAAGAGTGGCCTTGGAG ATAATTCTgatcctgctgccactgcaacCCCAAATGCCACATCAAGTGAAGGAGTCTCAGCCACTCCCTCCTCTGcttccaccccaaacctggCATTGGTGTCACGTCAGATGGGAGACTCCAAACCTCCTCAAGCCATCGTCAAGCCCCAGATCCTCACACACATCATTGAAGGCTTTGTCatccaggagggagcagagccctttcca GTGGGTTGTTCTCAGCTGCTGAAAGACTCTGAGAAACCATTGCAGGGAGAGGCTCCTTCTGGTCAGAATGAAAACCTGTCCAGCAATTCTCTGGGAGAGGATAGTGCTTCCATGG AGCTTGACAAGAAGGCAAACTTGTTGAAGTGTGAATATTGTGGGAAGTATGCCCCAGCAAGCCAGTTCCGTGGCTCCAAGAGGTTTTGTTCCATGACCTGTGCTAAAAG GTACAATGTCAGCTGCAGCCATCAGTTCCGGCTGCAGAGAAAGAAGATGAAGGAATTCCAGGAAGCCAACTATGCCCGTGTGCGCCGACGGGGACCACGGCGCAGCAGCTCTGAAATCGCTCGAACCAAGATCCAGGGCAAGCGCCACAGG GGCCAGGAAGACTCGAGTCGAGGCTCTGATAATTCCAGCTATGATGAAGCTTTGTCCCCTACATCTCCAGGACCCCTGTCAGTAAGGGCCAGTCATGGAGAGAGGGACCTGGCAAACTCTAATATGGCCCCCCCCACCCCAGATCTACATGGCATCAACCCAGTCTTCCTGTCAAGCAACCCTAGTCGTTGGAGTGTGGAGGAAGTGTACGAGTTCATTGCATCATTGCAAG GGTGCCAAGAAATTGCCGAGGAATTTCGGTCACAGGAAATTGATGGTCAGGCCCTGTTGCTTCTGAAGGAGGAACATCTCATGAGTGCCATGAACATCAAGCTGGGACCAGCTCTCAAGATCTGTGCCAAGATCAATGTCCTCAAGGAGACCTAA